The Thermoplasmata archaeon genome includes a region encoding these proteins:
- a CDS encoding MFS transporter, whose product MAEPLATESAWAALATPAFRALWIAALVSNLGTWIQDVGEVWTMTSLTTSPLLIALVETATTLPVFALAIPAGAIADVLDRRRFLLVSQGWMLAVALAMFAVVSVGAMSTTLLLVLIALLGVGTALTLPALSAIIPEIVPRSQLSSAVTLNGVTVNVARALGPAIGGLLVAVAGPAATFGLNSLSFVGMIVVLFVWRRPVSGGTLPAEDVVGAMRVGLRYVRHAPAMRAVLARVAGFAFPASAIFALLPVLARIEIGVDAAQYGVLLGSLGTGAIAGAVGLPRLGRLLPIDRLAVAGGILFAGVLGVLALTRNVIVIGAAAFLSGVAWIAVLSTFNIAAQTAAPAWVRARALAVYLLVFFGGYALGAFAWGALAARVGLSGAFAAAGGVLLLTTAASARYRLSPHAGLDLTPSRHWPEPILRGYGPEDVERPAKVTVEYRIDPSRTAEFLEAIRDQRRMRLRDGALRWDLAADAAEPGRFVESYDIESWTEHLRQHERVTVSDRQVEARVQRFHVGPEAPTVRHFLVHAVPSKRPESKRRKD is encoded by the coding sequence ATGGCGGAACCGCTCGCGACCGAGTCCGCCTGGGCCGCCCTCGCGACGCCTGCGTTCCGCGCCCTATGGATTGCGGCGCTCGTCTCGAACCTCGGGACTTGGATCCAGGACGTCGGCGAGGTCTGGACGATGACTTCCCTCACGACCTCGCCCCTCTTGATCGCCCTCGTCGAGACGGCGACGACCTTGCCCGTGTTCGCCTTGGCGATCCCGGCGGGGGCGATCGCCGACGTCCTCGACCGGCGTCGGTTCCTCCTGGTCTCCCAGGGTTGGATGCTCGCCGTGGCCCTCGCGATGTTCGCCGTGGTGTCGGTGGGAGCGATGTCGACGACCCTCCTGCTCGTGTTGATCGCCCTCCTCGGGGTCGGCACCGCCCTGACCTTGCCGGCCTTGAGCGCGATCATCCCCGAGATCGTGCCCCGCTCGCAGTTGTCGAGCGCCGTCACGCTCAACGGGGTCACGGTCAACGTGGCCCGCGCCTTGGGCCCGGCGATCGGGGGGTTGCTCGTCGCCGTGGCCGGCCCGGCCGCGACGTTCGGGTTGAACTCCCTGTCGTTCGTCGGCATGATCGTCGTGCTCTTCGTCTGGCGGCGTCCGGTGTCCGGCGGGACGCTGCCCGCGGAGGACGTCGTGGGCGCGATGCGGGTCGGACTCCGCTACGTGCGCCACGCGCCCGCCATGCGGGCCGTCCTCGCCCGCGTGGCAGGCTTCGCGTTCCCCGCGAGCGCGATCTTCGCTCTCCTCCCGGTGCTCGCTCGGATCGAGATCGGTGTGGACGCGGCGCAGTACGGCGTGCTCCTCGGGAGCCTGGGGACCGGCGCAATCGCGGGTGCGGTCGGGCTGCCGCGCCTCGGCCGACTCCTCCCGATCGACCGTCTCGCGGTCGCGGGCGGGATCCTGTTCGCCGGCGTCTTGGGCGTCCTCGCCCTGACTCGAAACGTCATCGTCATCGGCGCCGCGGCCTTCCTCAGCGGCGTCGCGTGGATCGCCGTTCTGTCGACGTTCAACATCGCGGCCCAGACCGCGGCTCCCGCGTGGGTCCGCGCGCGCGCCTTGGCCGTCTACCTGCTCGTCTTCTTCGGAGGATATGCCCTCGGCGCGTTCGCATGGGGAGCCCTCGCGGCCCGCGTCGGCCTCTCGGGTGCGTTCGCCGCGGCCGGCGGGGTCCTCCTCCTCACGACCGCCGCATCCGCCCGCTACCGCCTGTCGCCGCACGCGGGTCTGGACCTCACCCCATCGCGTCACTGGCCCGAGCCGATCTTGCGAGGATACGGCCCGGAGGACGTCGAACGGCCCGCGAAGGTCACGGTGGAGTACCGAATCGATCCAAGCCGGACCGCCGAGTTCCTCGAAGCGATCCGAGACCAGCGGCGGATGCGCCTGCGGGACGGGGCGCTCCGCTGGGATCTCGCCGCCGACGCGGCGGAACCAGGTCGTTTCGTCGAAAGCTACGACATAGAGTCGTGGACCGAGCACCTGCGGCAGCACGAGCGGGTCACGGTCAGCGACCGCCAAGTGGAGGCGCGAGTCCAACGATTCCATGTCGGGCCGGAGGCGCCGACGGTCCGTCATTTCCTCGTCCACGCAGTCCCGTCGAAACGGCCCGAGTCGAAACGCCGCAAGGACTAG
- a CDS encoding ABC transporter permease, producing the protein MATDVGRPGLPQRGRVLPAWAWIGWRWVWRSPAAAIVPLLQPFFFLYFLHLIAPASYFPLQVAGAMLFSTQNIGSWCLSDSAVFRIELRLQDIFVASPHDKLRYLFGVAFSNLIPAAPALIVLGVLLATVVHVTLVGWLVLAACILTIWILYSAIGIAVSSRLRSQREVWPVGNLIFTLLGILSPLYYPLSILPPVWRELARLLPATYAALLVQGALGLGSADSGDLALDAALLAVSTAIGLVAAWRLYQWRER; encoded by the coding sequence ATGGCGACGGACGTCGGCCGGCCGGGGTTGCCGCAACGAGGTCGCGTGCTGCCGGCGTGGGCATGGATCGGTTGGCGCTGGGTCTGGCGCAGCCCGGCCGCCGCGATCGTGCCGCTCCTTCAACCGTTCTTCTTCCTGTACTTCCTGCACCTCATCGCGCCCGCCAGTTACTTCCCGCTGCAAGTCGCCGGCGCGATGCTGTTCTCGACGCAGAACATCGGGAGCTGGTGCCTCTCCGACTCCGCCGTGTTCCGGATCGAGTTGCGGCTCCAGGACATCTTCGTCGCCTCACCGCACGACAAGCTGCGGTACCTGTTCGGGGTCGCGTTCTCGAATCTCATCCCCGCCGCGCCCGCGCTGATCGTGCTCGGTGTACTCCTCGCGACGGTCGTCCACGTCACCCTCGTAGGATGGCTGGTCTTGGCGGCGTGCATCTTGACCATCTGGATCTTGTATTCCGCGATCGGGATCGCCGTCTCAAGTCGATTGCGAAGCCAGCGGGAGGTGTGGCCCGTGGGGAACCTGATCTTCACGCTCCTCGGGATCCTCTCGCCCCTGTACTACCCGCTCTCGATCCTCCCGCCGGTCTGGCGGGAACTCGCCCGCCTCCTGCCCGCGACGTATGCGGCGTTGCTCGTCCAAGGCGCCCTCGGGCTCGGATCCGCGGACTCCGGAGACCTCGCGCTCGACGCGGCGCTCCTCGCCGTCTCGACGGCGATCGGGCTCGTCGCGGCGTGGCGGCTGTACCAGTGGCGGGAGCGGTGA
- a CDS encoding ABC transporter ATP-binding protein — protein MTEEALRAQDVRKVYRGRRGPGVEALRGVSLAFRKGERIALLGRNGAGKTTFLRIASTLLIPTSGTVTAFGHDVVESPERVRPLIAVVPQEGKPFFHLTPREQVYCYLRARGFSREVAQARTEESLAKMGLEEVADRLSVTLSGGQKQRAMVATVMATEAPLMFLDEPTIGLDPFARRAVWDVLRELTRKGSTVLLTTHYLDEAEALAERLYIVEEGRILFEGTADRAKRQIGGTLRVSIENGGDHRDLFTSFGETVDQGSSLHVITEPERIHEVMDVALRNRLSATVGPVTLEEAFLTIVGRSIDAE, from the coding sequence ATGACCGAGGAGGCCCTCCGCGCGCAGGACGTGCGGAAGGTGTACCGCGGCCGGAGGGGACCGGGCGTCGAGGCGCTCCGAGGGGTGTCCCTCGCCTTCCGGAAAGGGGAGCGCATCGCCTTGCTGGGGCGGAACGGCGCGGGCAAGACGACGTTCCTGCGAATCGCGTCGACGCTCCTCATCCCGACGTCCGGGACGGTCACAGCGTTCGGGCACGACGTCGTCGAAAGCCCGGAGCGGGTCCGGCCGCTCATCGCCGTCGTGCCCCAGGAGGGGAAGCCGTTCTTCCATCTCACGCCGCGTGAACAAGTGTACTGCTACCTCCGCGCCCGCGGCTTCTCCCGCGAGGTCGCCCAGGCGCGCACCGAAGAATCGCTTGCGAAGATGGGGCTGGAAGAAGTCGCGGATCGCCTCAGCGTCACGTTGAGCGGCGGACAGAAACAGCGGGCAATGGTGGCGACCGTCATGGCGACGGAGGCGCCCCTCATGTTCCTCGACGAGCCGACGATCGGCCTCGACCCGTTCGCACGGCGGGCGGTCTGGGACGTCTTGCGGGAGCTGACCCGGAAGGGCTCGACGGTCCTTCTCACGACGCACTATCTCGACGAGGCGGAGGCGCTTGCGGAGCGGCTGTACATCGTCGAGGAGGGCCGGATCCTGTTCGAGGGGACCGCGGACCGGGCGAAGCGGCAGATCGGCGGGACCCTCCGCGTGTCGATCGAGAACGGGGGGGACCACCGGGACCTGTTCACTTCGTTCGGGGAGACCGTCGATCAAGGGTCCTCGTTGCACGTAATCACGGAACCGGAACGCATTCACGAGGTGATGGACGTCGCCCTGCGGAACCGCCTCTCGGCGACCGTCGGACCCGTGACCCTCGAGGAGGCGTTCCTCACGATCGTCGGACGTTCGATCGACGCGGAGTGA
- a CDS encoding VOC family protein has protein sequence MRTVTPYLVINGAGRAIEFYKKAFGAKEVTRQAMPDGTLMHATIKIGDSLVMMSDEFPGSDTKSPTSAGGTTSNMHIYSKDVDKLWNQAINAGAKPTMPLENQFWGERYGKLQDPFGHIWSVAMVVKMSESEKQAKRQAAFGMFEKGEHPGFQQ, from the coding sequence ATGCGGACCGTGACGCCGTATCTGGTAATCAACGGAGCCGGAAGGGCAATCGAGTTCTACAAGAAGGCGTTCGGCGCGAAAGAAGTCACGCGCCAAGCCATGCCGGACGGCACGCTGATGCACGCGACGATCAAAATCGGTGACTCGCTCGTGATGATGTCCGACGAATTCCCCGGGAGCGACACGAAGTCGCCGACATCCGCGGGCGGGACGACATCGAACATGCACATCTACTCGAAAGACGTCGACAAGCTCTGGAATCAGGCGATCAATGCGGGCGCGAAGCCGACGATGCCGCTTGAGAACCAGTTCTGGGGCGAGCGGTACGGCAAGCTCCAGGACCCGTTCGGCCACATCTGGTCCGTCGCAATGGTCGTCAAGATGAGCGAGTCCGAGAAACAGGCGAAGCGTCAGGCCGCCTTCGGTATGTTCGAGAAGGGCGAGCATCCCGGCTTCCAGCAGTGA
- a CDS encoding GNAT family N-acetyltransferase, with protein sequence MSDPLRAEEITLRDGRTVVLRPARMEDAKSTMRNVNRIGREGIYIMVEEVPELESERRWLSEFDGTRNVLFVAVDGGEVIGAADCHAGIFPKDRHVGGIGIAIQDGWREVGLGRQMMGRILEWMRARGFAKAELAVFATNVRARRLYESLGFGEEGVRRRHVRIRDEYVDEVLMGMWLGP encoded by the coding sequence ATGTCGGATCCGCTGCGTGCGGAGGAGATCACCCTCCGCGACGGACGCACGGTCGTGCTGCGCCCCGCGAGGATGGAGGACGCCAAGTCCACGATGCGGAACGTGAACCGCATCGGTCGGGAAGGAATCTACATCATGGTGGAGGAAGTCCCGGAACTCGAGTCGGAGCGACGCTGGCTCAGCGAGTTCGACGGGACCCGAAATGTCCTCTTCGTCGCCGTCGACGGGGGCGAGGTCATCGGGGCCGCGGATTGTCACGCGGGCATTTTTCCGAAGGATCGCCACGTCGGCGGGATCGGGATCGCGATCCAAGACGGCTGGCGGGAAGTGGGCCTCGGCCGACAGATGATGGGGCGAATCCTCGAGTGGATGCGGGCGCGCGGATTCGCCAAGGCCGAACTCGCCGTCTTCGCCACGAACGTCCGCGCCCGGCGCCTCTACGAGTCGCTTGGCTTCGGTGAGGAGGGCGTCCGCCGGCGGCACGTGCGCATCCGCGACGAATACGTCGACGAGGTCCTGATGGGCATGTGGCTCGGTCCGTGA
- the pdhA gene encoding pyruvate dehydrogenase (acetyl-transferring) E1 component subunit alpha gives MRAIAEETLLRIIDLDGTYDSKLEPKLPPDLLKQAYRALVLVRVLDNRMLSLQRQGRIGFYVPSTGEEACQIGSAMALEKRDWVFPAYREPGGALWRGFPLELLIAQAYGNAKDAQKGRQMPSHIGSREVNLVTVSSPVGTQIPQAVGAAWAAKIRKDDVVTLTFFGDGATSEGDFHAAMNFAGVFKTPTIFFCKNNQWAISVPLSRQTAAKTLAQKAQAYGFEGVRVDGNDVLAVYSATKAAVDKARAGGGPTMIEAVTYRMGPHSSSDDPTRYRPKDEVESWGQRDPIERMRKYLELKGLWSRDADDKLRAELDDLLQTTIKEVERHPPPPIESLFTDVYAELTPQLKEQMEAYLASGERRRPEMLDKFPL, from the coding sequence GTGAGGGCGATCGCCGAAGAGACGCTCCTCCGGATCATCGACCTCGACGGCACGTACGATTCGAAGCTGGAGCCGAAGCTCCCTCCGGATCTCCTGAAGCAGGCGTACCGCGCCCTCGTCCTCGTCCGCGTGCTCGACAACCGGATGCTGTCCCTCCAGCGGCAGGGCCGGATCGGCTTCTACGTCCCGAGCACGGGCGAGGAAGCGTGCCAGATCGGGAGCGCGATGGCCCTCGAGAAGCGGGACTGGGTCTTCCCCGCGTACCGCGAGCCGGGCGGCGCCCTCTGGCGGGGCTTCCCGCTCGAATTGCTGATCGCCCAGGCGTACGGCAACGCGAAGGACGCGCAGAAGGGCCGCCAGATGCCGAGCCACATCGGCTCGCGCGAGGTGAACCTCGTGACCGTGTCGAGCCCGGTCGGCACGCAGATCCCGCAGGCGGTCGGCGCGGCCTGGGCCGCGAAGATCCGCAAGGACGACGTCGTCACGCTGACGTTCTTCGGGGACGGCGCCACGAGCGAGGGCGATTTCCACGCGGCCATGAATTTCGCGGGCGTCTTCAAGACGCCGACGATTTTCTTCTGCAAGAACAACCAGTGGGCGATCTCCGTGCCGCTCTCCCGGCAGACCGCCGCGAAGACACTCGCGCAGAAGGCCCAGGCGTACGGCTTCGAGGGCGTCCGCGTCGACGGGAACGACGTCCTTGCGGTTTACTCAGCCACGAAGGCCGCCGTCGACAAGGCGCGCGCAGGCGGAGGGCCGACGATGATCGAGGCGGTCACGTACCGCATGGGGCCGCACTCCTCCAGCGACGACCCGACCCGCTATCGCCCAAAGGACGAGGTCGAGTCCTGGGGGCAGCGGGACCCGATCGAGCGGATGCGGAAGTACCTCGAGCTGAAAGGCCTGTGGTCTCGCGACGCCGACGACAAACTCCGCGCGGAACTCGACGACCTCCTGCAGACGACGATCAAAGAGGTCGAGCGACACCCGCCTCCGCCAATCGAGAGCCTCTTCACCGACGTGTACGCGGAGCTGACGCCTCAGCTCAAGGAGCAGATGGAGGCGTACCTCGCCTCCGGGGAGCGGCGTCGGCCCGAGATGCTCGACAAGTTCCCGCTGTGA
- the lipA gene encoding lipoyl synthase encodes MIREPKPEWLRVRPPSGEQYVHLKTLFRSLDLHTVCEEAHCPNVWECWGGGTATIMLMGDTCTRGCRFCAVKSGNPHGVLDIDEPRKVAMALAEMDLSYVVLTSVDRDDLADGGAGHFAQTVREIKARRPDMLVEALVPDFQGDLGAVRTVVDAGVDVLDHNVETVERLQATVRDRRSNYAQSLKVLRGAKAMRSDLFTKSSIMLGLGETRDEVLRTMRDLRANDVDILTLGQYLRPSDWHLVVHEYVPPETFNELRDIGESMGFAYVAAGPLVRSSYRAGEFFLERVIRERNRDRVG; translated from the coding sequence ATGATTCGAGAACCGAAGCCCGAATGGCTCCGGGTCCGCCCTCCGTCGGGCGAGCAATACGTTCACCTGAAGACCCTGTTCCGATCCTTGGACCTCCACACGGTGTGCGAGGAAGCCCATTGCCCGAACGTCTGGGAATGCTGGGGCGGAGGGACCGCCACGATCATGCTCATGGGCGACACGTGCACCCGCGGTTGCCGCTTCTGCGCCGTCAAGTCGGGCAACCCGCACGGCGTCCTCGACATCGACGAACCGCGGAAGGTCGCGATGGCCCTCGCGGAGATGGATCTCTCGTACGTCGTGCTGACGTCCGTGGACCGAGACGACCTCGCGGATGGCGGCGCGGGACACTTCGCTCAGACCGTGCGGGAGATCAAGGCCCGCCGTCCGGACATGCTCGTCGAGGCGCTCGTCCCGGACTTCCAAGGCGACCTGGGTGCCGTGCGGACCGTCGTCGACGCGGGCGTGGACGTCCTCGACCACAACGTCGAGACGGTCGAGCGCCTCCAGGCGACCGTGCGGGACCGACGGTCGAACTACGCCCAGAGCCTGAAGGTGCTCCGCGGCGCGAAGGCGATGCGGTCCGACCTCTTCACGAAATCGTCGATCATGCTCGGCCTCGGGGAGACGCGCGACGAGGTCCTACGGACGATGCGCGACCTGCGCGCGAACGACGTCGACATCCTGACTCTCGGTCAATATCTCCGGCCGAGCGATTGGCACCTTGTCGTGCACGAATACGTGCCCCCGGAGACCTTCAACGAGCTGCGCGACATCGGCGAGTCAATGGGCTTCGCGTACGTCGCCGCGGGCCCGCTCGTCCGGTCGTCGTATCGGGCCGGTGAATTCTTCTTGGAGCGGGTGATTCGGGAGCGCAACCGGGACCGGGTGGGGTGA
- a CDS encoding 4Fe-4S dicluster domain-containing protein, producing MPESPKPEASKILPVDERVGLDRFEFDEEPFITVDTDVCRTCDTKPCLYVCPSKVYRLDKGELVYNTEGCIELGACAIVCKHIGKNAIHWNYPRGSYGVEFRFG from the coding sequence ATGCCCGAGTCCCCGAAGCCGGAGGCCTCGAAGATTCTGCCCGTGGACGAACGGGTCGGACTCGACCGGTTCGAGTTCGACGAAGAGCCCTTCATCACGGTCGACACGGACGTCTGCCGAACGTGCGACACGAAGCCCTGCCTCTACGTGTGTCCGTCGAAGGTCTACCGCCTCGACAAGGGCGAGCTCGTGTACAACACGGAGGGCTGCATCGAACTCGGTGCGTGCGCGATCGTCTGCAAGCACATCGGCAAGAACGCGATCCACTGGAACTATCCGCGCGGCTCGTACGGCGTCGAATTCCGGTTTGGCTAG
- a CDS encoding 4-vinyl reductase: MPQSDQDAPTIDPKRDLSAIGTTLARKLLAVALTPDPETGILLLSGQSCLIVRPDVIMNIQKQLEQTMGSSSKGIMYLSGERSAGAGLNPLASIESESKGAFNFDRARRIIEASAFLGWGRAAIRLFDPDAGRFVISIKNSPLARSYGPSKKPVCHFLAGWLAGLGRILLSKELLCEETVCASQGPDHCEFDLRPMPLR, translated from the coding sequence ATGCCGCAGAGCGATCAGGACGCCCCAACGATCGATCCAAAACGCGATTTGTCCGCGATTGGCACGACGCTCGCTCGCAAACTGCTCGCCGTCGCCCTCACGCCCGATCCGGAGACGGGAATCCTCCTCCTCTCCGGCCAGTCGTGCCTCATCGTTCGACCCGATGTCATCATGAACATTCAGAAGCAACTCGAGCAGACGATGGGCAGTTCGTCGAAGGGGATCATGTACCTGTCCGGCGAACGGAGTGCGGGGGCGGGACTGAACCCGCTGGCATCGATTGAATCCGAATCCAAGGGGGCGTTCAACTTCGATCGAGCGCGGCGGATCATCGAAGCTTCCGCCTTCCTTGGCTGGGGCCGCGCGGCGATTCGTTTGTTCGACCCGGACGCCGGCCGTTTCGTCATCTCGATCAAGAACAGCCCGCTCGCCCGTTCGTACGGTCCGTCGAAGAAGCCCGTGTGCCACTTCCTCGCGGGCTGGCTCGCCGGGTTGGGCCGCATCCTGCTGTCGAAGGAGCTCCTCTGCGAAGAGACGGTGTGTGCATCGCAGGGACCGGATCACTGCGAGTTCGACCTCCGTCCGATGCCGCTGCGATGA
- a CDS encoding FAD-dependent oxidoreductase, with product MERFDAVVVGAGPAGSAAALTLARKGFSTLLVERGRSPGVKGMFGGRIYAWALQDLVPGWEKDCPVERRVVQENLAFLSGDASLTITLDAPRLAHGRGASFTALRAKFDAWLAKKAEEAGATLVTGIRVDDLWREDGRVKGVFVAPNDRVGADLVVIAEGATSVLVRKAGLKADLEPREVSVGVKETVELPAETIQERFGVGDAEGAAYVFAGEASMGLRGGGFLYTNKASVSLGLVVSSEDLSRKKVEIEELQTKFRMHPAVQRLIKGGKVAEYSAHLVPELGAGMMPRLAADGVLVAGDAAGFLINNGYTFRGVDLAIASGMAVGEAAETARAAGGMTAGNLAPYELFLRSRNVLTDLERFRRAPLYMKNERLFELYPRMLLEIAQRLYTVDGSGKERLMEIVLEEASAARVSKWKLLLDFLQGARSM from the coding sequence GTGGAGCGTTTTGACGCCGTCGTGGTGGGGGCCGGGCCCGCGGGCTCTGCGGCCGCGCTGACGCTCGCGCGGAAGGGATTCTCGACGCTCCTCGTGGAGCGAGGGCGCTCGCCGGGGGTCAAGGGGATGTTCGGCGGTCGCATCTACGCGTGGGCGCTCCAGGACCTCGTGCCGGGCTGGGAGAAAGACTGCCCCGTCGAGCGACGCGTCGTGCAGGAGAACCTGGCGTTTCTCTCCGGGGACGCGTCGCTCACGATCACGCTGGATGCGCCGCGGTTGGCCCACGGCCGCGGGGCGAGCTTCACCGCGCTCCGCGCGAAGTTCGACGCCTGGCTGGCGAAGAAAGCCGAGGAGGCCGGCGCGACGCTCGTCACGGGCATCCGGGTCGACGACCTATGGCGGGAGGACGGCCGCGTAAAGGGCGTCTTCGTCGCGCCGAACGACCGCGTCGGCGCGGACCTCGTCGTGATCGCCGAGGGCGCGACGTCGGTCCTGGTGCGGAAAGCGGGCCTGAAGGCCGACCTCGAACCCCGCGAGGTGTCGGTCGGCGTCAAGGAGACGGTCGAGTTGCCGGCGGAGACGATCCAGGAGCGGTTCGGCGTCGGCGACGCCGAGGGCGCCGCCTACGTGTTCGCGGGGGAGGCGTCGATGGGGCTCCGCGGCGGCGGCTTCCTGTACACGAACAAGGCGTCCGTTTCCCTCGGACTCGTCGTCTCCTCCGAGGACCTCTCCCGCAAGAAGGTCGAGATCGAGGAGCTCCAGACGAAGTTCCGGATGCATCCCGCCGTCCAGCGGCTGATCAAGGGCGGCAAGGTCGCCGAGTACAGCGCGCACCTCGTGCCGGAGCTCGGGGCGGGGATGATGCCTCGCCTGGCGGCGGACGGCGTCCTCGTGGCGGGCGACGCGGCGGGCTTCCTGATCAACAACGGATACACGTTCCGCGGGGTCGACCTCGCGATCGCCTCCGGCATGGCGGTCGGCGAGGCGGCGGAGACCGCTCGCGCGGCGGGCGGCATGACCGCCGGAAACCTCGCACCGTACGAATTGTTCCTCCGGTCGCGGAACGTGCTGACGGATCTCGAGCGGTTCCGGCGCGCACCGTTGTACATGAAGAACGAACGGCTCTTCGAACTCTACCCTCGGATGCTCCTCGAGATCGCGCAGCGGCTCTACACCGTGGACGGAAGCGGCAAGGAACGCCTCATGGAGATCGTCCTCGAGGAAGCCTCCGCCGCCCGCGTCTCGAAATGGAAGCTGTTGCTGGACTTCCTCCAGGGGGCCCGATCGATGTGA
- a CDS encoding electron transfer flavoprotein subunit beta/FixA family protein, with the protein MTDAGAKALSRIVVCIKQVPKAQELQVDPVTQTLKRVGVPSEINPPDANALEIALQLKDRHGAEVVVLSMGPTSFDESLERAVAMGADRSVLLTDRILGGSDTVPTAYALSETIRKIGGYDLILCGEETTDASTGHVGPGIAGHLDMPQLTYVSEVQVVDGKVRARRTAEDGTEWWETSMPCLATVNFGCNKPREPSLTGKIRVKRGGVIAHWSCADVGIDPKKVGLLNSPTIVAKVDTVKLPPRAGKLFRGDPRDAVQRLLAALVADRVIST; encoded by the coding sequence GTGACCGATGCCGGCGCGAAGGCGCTTTCCCGGATCGTCGTGTGCATCAAGCAGGTCCCCAAGGCGCAGGAGCTCCAGGTGGATCCCGTCACCCAGACGCTCAAGCGCGTGGGCGTGCCGAGCGAGATCAACCCGCCGGACGCGAACGCGCTCGAGATCGCGTTGCAGCTGAAAGACCGCCACGGCGCGGAGGTCGTCGTTCTCTCGATGGGGCCGACGTCGTTCGACGAGAGCCTCGAACGCGCGGTCGCGATGGGCGCGGACCGATCCGTCCTGCTCACGGACCGGATCCTCGGCGGCTCGGACACGGTCCCGACCGCGTATGCGCTGAGCGAGACGATCCGAAAGATCGGCGGGTACGACCTCATCCTCTGCGGCGAGGAGACGACGGACGCCTCGACGGGCCATGTCGGTCCGGGGATCGCAGGCCATCTCGACATGCCGCAACTCACGTACGTCTCGGAGGTCCAAGTTGTCGACGGGAAGGTGCGCGCGCGGCGCACCGCGGAGGACGGCACCGAGTGGTGGGAGACGTCCATGCCGTGCCTGGCCACGGTGAACTTCGGTTGCAACAAGCCACGAGAGCCTTCCCTCACCGGCAAGATCCGCGTGAAGCGCGGCGGCGTGATCGCGCACTGGTCGTGCGCCGACGTCGGGATCGACCCGAAGAAGGTCGGCCTGCTCAACTCGCCGACGATCGTCGCGAAGGTCGACACGGTGAAACTCCCGCCCCGGGCGGGAAAGCTCTTTAGGGGCGACCCGAGGGACGCCGTCCAGCGGCTCCTCGCGGCCCTCGTGGCAGACCGGGTGATTTCGACGTGA
- a CDS encoding electron transfer flavoprotein subunit alpha/FixB family protein: protein MTDAHVLEDKSHFRGVWVFLEHRKHGLRDVSVQLIGEGRRLADLRRAALTGVLFGRDVDALAGHAIGYGLDRVIVVDHPLLEIYRSRPYAQVMAQLIRRHKPEVVLYGASKNGRDLGGRLHAILETGLAADCVRFDVDADGNLDMIRPSFGGKSLAHILCKKHRPQMASVRRNVFIAPPHDPARQGEVVHEPADLSEDDEDVTLLEFKEFTKEGGLRPEEAAIVVSGGYGLRDPKNFAMLQELADLLGGTVAASRKAVDSGWVPKMLQVGQTGMTVRPKLYIAVGISGAVQHLAGMQESEKILVINLDPKAPLFEIADYGIVGDLFDVVPEMIRQLRALKAGGASPAAVPAATR from the coding sequence GTGACGGATGCCCACGTCCTGGAGGACAAGTCCCACTTCCGCGGCGTCTGGGTGTTCCTTGAGCATCGGAAGCACGGCCTCCGCGACGTCTCCGTCCAGCTGATCGGCGAAGGCCGTCGACTCGCGGACCTCCGCCGCGCCGCCTTGACGGGCGTCCTGTTCGGACGCGACGTGGACGCGCTCGCCGGACATGCGATCGGCTACGGCCTCGACCGCGTGATCGTCGTGGACCACCCGCTCCTCGAGATCTACCGATCGCGGCCCTACGCGCAGGTCATGGCCCAGTTGATCCGGCGGCACAAGCCGGAGGTCGTCCTCTACGGCGCCTCGAAGAACGGCCGGGACCTCGGCGGCCGCTTGCACGCAATCCTGGAGACGGGCCTCGCGGCGGACTGCGTGAGGTTCGACGTCGACGCCGACGGGAACCTCGACATGATCCGACCGAGCTTCGGTGGGAAGTCGCTCGCGCACATCCTATGCAAGAAGCACCGCCCGCAGATGGCGTCCGTGCGCCGCAACGTGTTCATCGCGCCGCCGCACGACCCGGCGCGGCAGGGCGAGGTCGTCCACGAGCCGGCGGATCTCTCGGAGGACGACGAAGATGTGACGCTCCTCGAGTTCAAGGAGTTCACGAAGGAAGGCGGCCTCCGGCCGGAGGAAGCGGCCATCGTCGTGAGCGGTGGCTACGGCCTCCGCGACCCGAAGAACTTCGCGATGCTCCAAGAACTCGCGGACCTCCTCGGCGGGACGGTCGCCGCATCCCGGAAGGCCGTGGACAGCGGGTGGGTCCCGAAGATGTTGCAGGTCGGGCAGACCGGCATGACGGTCCGACCGAAGCTCTACATCGCCGTCGGGATCAGCGGGGCCGTCCAGCACCTCGCGGGCATGCAGGAATCCGAGAAGATCCTCGTGATCAACCTCGACCCGAAGGCGCCGCTCTTCGAGATTGCGGACTACGGGATCGTCGGCGATCTGTTCGACGTCGTGCCGGAGATGATCCGACAGCTCCGGGCCCTCAAGGCCGGCGGCGCGTCCCCGGCGGCGGTTCCGGCAGCAACTCGGTGA